In Spirochaetales bacterium, one genomic interval encodes:
- a CDS encoding class I SAM-dependent methyltransferase, which produces MSLRFHEIAETYHRILNPFTEEKLMLLGEICRLDQTMKQLDLACGKGEMLCRWSQKYRICGTGVDISSVFLDAAKERAEELGAAERVTFVQDDAAKYPKETHDFDVVSCIGATWIGNGLIGTLKMMKLPLKPGGVVLVGEPFWIDPPPEDAFAAYAAEGIGRDDFVSLDGTLERFESAGMNLVGMVVADHDSWDRYEAPQWMAVNDFLAANPDDPDAAKLREWTANNRRIYLRYGRRYLGWGVFVLRIA; this is translated from the coding sequence ATGTCGTTAAGATTTCACGAAATCGCGGAAACATATCACCGTATCCTTAATCCGTTCACGGAAGAAAAGCTGATGCTGCTGGGTGAAATATGCCGTCTCGATCAAACGATGAAACAACTCGATCTTGCCTGCGGAAAGGGGGAGATGTTGTGCCGATGGTCGCAAAAGTACAGAATATGCGGTACGGGTGTGGATATCAGTTCCGTTTTCCTTGATGCGGCAAAAGAACGCGCGGAAGAATTGGGCGCAGCGGAAAGAGTAACATTCGTCCAGGATGATGCGGCAAAATATCCCAAAGAAACCCACGATTTTGATGTGGTCAGCTGCATCGGAGCGACATGGATCGGCAATGGTTTGATCGGGACGCTGAAAATGATGAAATTACCGCTAAAACCTGGCGGAGTGGTGTTGGTCGGCGAGCCTTTCTGGATCGATCCGCCGCCGGAAGACGCGTTTGCCGCCTATGCCGCCGAAGGTATCGGCAGGGACGATTTTGTTTCTCTGGACGGCACCCTGGAACGCTTTGAATCTGCGGGTATGAATCTGGTCGGGATGGTCGTCGCCGATCATGATTCCTGGGACCGGTATGAAGCGCCGCAATGGATGGCGGTGAACGACTTTTTAGCCGCGAATCCGGATGATCCAGACGCAGCAAAATTACGCGAATGGACAGCCAACAACCGGCGAATATATCTCAGGTATGGCCGGCGCTATCTGGGGTGGGGCGTTTTCGTATTACGGATAGCATAG